A portion of the Kwoniella newhampshirensis strain CBS 13917 chromosome 1, whole genome shotgun sequence genome contains these proteins:
- a CDS encoding FeS cluster assembly scaffold IscU, translated as MMRNSTGLLRSTVAVASTSFARPAMRATARPAAASFMGAGRVMKRNYHEKVIDHYENPRNVGNLPKGDFDVGTGLVGAPACGDVMKLQIRVGEDGVISEVKFKTFGCGSAIASSSYMTERVKGMTLEQAGAVKNTEIAKELCLPPVKLHCSLLAEDAIKSAIKDYQTKRAKRTAPATPPPSASATAQTAVHA; from the exons ATGATGCGAAACTCCACTGGACTTCTCCGATCGACTGTCGCCGTTGcgtcgacctctttcgCTCGACCGGCGATGAGAGCCACGGCCCGACCTGCCGCTGCGTCTTTCATGGGCGCTGGTagggtgatgaagaggaactACCACGAGAAAGTCATCGATCACTACGAGAACCCTAGGAAT GTTGGAAACCTTCCCAAGGGAGACTTTGATGTCGGTACCGGCCTCGTTGGTGCACCTGCCTGTGGAGA CGTGATGAAGCTTCAAATTCGAGTCGGCGAAGACGGCGTCATCAGCGAAGTCAAGTTCAAGACGTTCGGCTGTGGCTCTGCaatcgcttcttcctcataCATGACAGAGAGGGTCAAGGGGATGACCTTGGAGCAAGCCGGTGCCGTCAAGAACACCGAGATCGCAAAGGAGCTCTGCTTGCCGCCCGTCAAGC TACACTGCTCACTACTCGCTGAGGATGCTATCAAGTCCGCCATAAAGGACTATCAAACCAAGCGAGCTAAGCGAACAGCCCCAGCT actccccctccttctgcctctGCCACTGCTCAAACTGCTGTTCACGCTTAA